From Streptomyces sp. 6-11-2, one genomic window encodes:
- a CDS encoding inositol-3-phosphate synthase, whose protein sequence is MSAEPSASPSRTGVWLIGARGSVATTAITGCAAVAAGLHPAAGLVTETEPFAASGLPALSSLVFGGHDTVDCPLPKRAESLAAGGVLPHGLPSAVHSELASADGEIRPGGPLPGDTRSEDVLIDALADDIRDFTRSHNLARTVVVNVASTEPAPEGTALPASSLYAAAALRAGCPYVNFTPSTGLHHPALAAEAETAALPYAGRDGKTGQTLLRSVLGPMFTQRALRVLAWSGTNLLGGGDGAALADPAAAAAKNSGKERVLADTLGTVPQGEVHIDDVPALGDWKTAWDHIAFDGFLGSRMTLQTTWQGCDSALAAPLVLDLARLLARAHERGLTGPRPELGFYFKDPDPGASAALGEQYAALLDFGRRLGDQ, encoded by the coding sequence ATGTCCGCCGAACCTTCCGCTTCCCCCTCCCGCACCGGCGTCTGGCTGATCGGCGCGAGAGGCTCCGTCGCCACCACCGCCATCACCGGATGCGCCGCCGTCGCCGCCGGACTGCATCCCGCCGCCGGCCTCGTCACCGAGACGGAGCCCTTCGCCGCGAGCGGCCTGCCCGCCCTGTCCTCCCTCGTCTTCGGCGGGCACGACACCGTGGACTGCCCGCTGCCCAAACGGGCCGAGAGCCTTGCCGCCGGCGGTGTCCTGCCGCACGGCCTGCCGTCCGCGGTCCACAGTGAACTCGCCTCCGCCGACGGGGAGATCAGGCCAGGCGGTCCGCTGCCCGGAGACACCCGGAGCGAGGACGTTCTCATCGACGCCCTCGCCGATGACATCCGAGACTTCACCCGCAGCCACAACCTCGCCCGCACCGTCGTCGTCAACGTCGCCTCCACCGAACCGGCCCCCGAGGGCACCGCCCTGCCCGCCAGCTCGCTCTACGCGGCAGCGGCCCTGCGGGCGGGCTGCCCGTACGTCAACTTCACCCCGTCGACCGGGCTGCACCACCCCGCGCTCGCCGCCGAGGCCGAGACGGCCGCCCTGCCGTACGCGGGCCGCGACGGCAAGACCGGGCAGACCCTGCTGCGGTCCGTGCTCGGCCCGATGTTCACGCAGCGGGCGCTGCGGGTGCTGGCCTGGTCCGGAACGAACCTCCTCGGCGGCGGTGACGGCGCCGCCCTCGCCGACCCCGCCGCCGCCGCGGCGAAGAACTCCGGCAAGGAACGGGTCCTCGCCGACACCCTGGGCACGGTTCCCCAGGGAGAGGTGCACATCGACGACGTGCCCGCGCTCGGCGACTGGAAGACCGCCTGGGACCACATCGCCTTCGACGGCTTCCTCGGCTCCCGGATGACCCTCCAGACCACCTGGCAGGGCTGCGACTCGGCGCTCGCCGCGCCCCTGGTCCTCGACCTGGCCCGGCTGCTGGCCCGCGCCCACGAACGCGGACTGACCGGGCCGCGCCCCGAACTCGGCTTCTACTTCAAGGATCCCGACCCGGGCGCCTCCGCCGCGCTGGGGGAGCAGTACGCGGCGCTCCTGGACTTCGGCCGACGGCTGGGGGACCAGTGA
- a CDS encoding sugar ABC transporter ATP-binding protein, giving the protein MAPEPPLLSMSGITKSFPGVRALDGVDLEVLAGEVHCLLGQNGAGKSTLIKVLAGAHQPDDGKITWRGEPITLKSPIAAMSLGIATIYQELDLVGHLSVAENVFLGHEPVTAGFVVRGREARSATAGLLKRLGHPEIDPARLVGDLSAAQQQVVSMARALSHDVRLIVMDEPSAALDPDEVDNLFRIVGDLTADGVAVVYISHRLEEIRRIGDRVTVLKDGRAVAGGLPAESTPTREIVSLMTGRNVEYVFPPRPAYSTEYPAPVLTVEGLARDGEFAPLDLELRPGEIVGLAGLVGSGRSEILETIYGARRPSAGRVLVDGTPLRPGSVRSAVRAGLGLAPEERKAQALLMLESVTRNVSVSTLSRFARGGWLDRRAERNAARQATRELSLRPDNPDAPVRTLSGGNQQKAVLARWLLRGCRVLLLDEPTRGVDVGARAELYAVVRRLADEGLAVLLVSSEVPEVLGLADRVLVLREGRVVHTAPARELDEHRVLDLVMEGSPVSTQSVTEEGSATS; this is encoded by the coding sequence ATGGCCCCAGAACCACCCCTGCTCAGCATGTCCGGCATCACCAAGTCGTTCCCCGGAGTCCGTGCCCTGGACGGAGTCGACCTGGAGGTCCTGGCCGGAGAGGTCCACTGCCTGCTCGGCCAGAACGGCGCCGGGAAGTCCACCCTCATCAAGGTCCTCGCCGGGGCCCACCAGCCCGACGACGGGAAGATCACCTGGCGGGGCGAGCCCATCACCCTGAAGTCCCCGATCGCGGCCATGAGCCTGGGCATCGCCACCATCTACCAGGAACTCGACCTGGTGGGACACCTGTCCGTGGCCGAGAACGTCTTCCTCGGCCACGAACCCGTCACCGCCGGCTTCGTCGTCCGCGGCCGCGAGGCCCGCTCCGCCACCGCCGGCCTCCTCAAGCGGCTCGGCCACCCCGAGATCGACCCGGCCCGGCTCGTCGGCGACCTCTCCGCGGCCCAGCAGCAGGTCGTCTCCATGGCCCGGGCCCTCTCCCACGACGTCCGGCTCATCGTGATGGACGAACCGTCCGCCGCCCTCGACCCGGACGAGGTCGACAACCTCTTCCGCATCGTCGGCGACCTCACCGCCGACGGCGTCGCCGTCGTCTACATCTCCCACCGCCTGGAGGAGATCCGCCGCATCGGCGACCGGGTCACCGTCCTCAAGGACGGCCGCGCCGTCGCCGGCGGCCTGCCCGCCGAATCCACCCCGACACGCGAGATCGTCTCCCTGATGACGGGCCGCAACGTCGAGTACGTCTTCCCGCCGCGTCCCGCGTACTCCACCGAGTACCCCGCGCCCGTCCTCACCGTCGAAGGTCTCGCCCGTGACGGTGAGTTCGCCCCCCTCGACCTCGAACTGCGGCCCGGCGAGATCGTCGGCCTCGCCGGACTCGTCGGCTCCGGCCGCTCCGAGATCCTGGAGACCATCTACGGCGCCCGCAGGCCCAGCGCGGGCCGCGTCCTCGTCGACGGCACACCGCTGCGTCCCGGCAGCGTGCGCTCCGCCGTCCGCGCCGGACTCGGGCTCGCCCCCGAGGAACGCAAGGCCCAGGCCCTGCTGATGCTGGAGTCCGTCACCCGCAACGTCAGCGTCTCCACGCTGTCGCGCTTCGCCCGCGGCGGCTGGCTCGACCGGCGCGCCGAACGGAACGCGGCCCGGCAGGCCACCCGCGAACTCTCCCTGCGCCCCGACAACCCCGACGCCCCGGTGCGCACCCTCTCCGGCGGCAACCAGCAGAAGGCGGTCCTCGCCCGCTGGCTGCTGCGCGGCTGCCGCGTCCTGCTCCTCGACGAACCCACCCGCGGCGTCGACGTCGGCGCCCGCGCCGAGCTGTACGCGGTGGTGCGCCGCCTCGCCGACGAGGGCCTGGCCGTCCTCCTGGTCTCCAGCGAGGTGCCCGAGGTGCTCGGCCTCGCCGACCGCGTCCTGGTGCTCCGCGAAGGGCGCGTCGTCCACACGGCACCCGCCCGGGAACTGGACGAACACCGCGTACTCGACCTGGTCATGGAAGGAAGCCCCGTGTCCACGCAGTCCGTAACCGAGGAAGGGAGCGCGACGTCATGA
- a CDS encoding sugar phosphate isomerase/epimerase — MSRSFTLFTGQWADLPLEEVCRLARDFGYDGLELACWGDHFEVDKALADPAYLDGRRALLDKYGLKCWAISNHLVGQGVCDHPIDERHRGILPARIWGDGEPEGVRQRAAAELKDTARAAAAFGVDTVIGFTGSSIWHLVAMFPPVPPGMIERGYQDFADRWNPILDVFDAEGVRFAHEVHPGEIAYDYWTTRQALDAVDNRPAFGLNFDPSHFVWQDLDPVGFLYDFRDRIYHVDCKEARKRLDGRNGRLGSHLPWGDPRRGWDFVSAGHGDVPWEDVFRMLRSIDYTGPVSVEWEDAGMDRLQGAPEALRRLREFDFDPPSASFDAAFGSD; from the coding sequence ATGTCACGCTCGTTCACCCTGTTCACCGGCCAGTGGGCCGACCTCCCGCTGGAGGAGGTCTGCCGGCTGGCCCGCGACTTCGGCTACGACGGACTCGAACTGGCCTGCTGGGGAGACCATTTCGAAGTCGACAAGGCGCTGGCCGACCCGGCCTACCTCGACGGGCGGCGCGCGCTGCTCGACAAGTACGGCCTCAAGTGCTGGGCCATCTCCAACCACTTGGTCGGCCAGGGGGTCTGCGACCACCCGATCGACGAGCGCCACCGCGGCATCCTGCCGGCCCGGATCTGGGGCGACGGGGAGCCCGAGGGCGTACGGCAGCGGGCCGCCGCCGAGCTCAAGGACACGGCGCGGGCGGCGGCGGCGTTCGGCGTCGACACCGTCATCGGGTTCACCGGCTCCTCGATCTGGCACCTGGTCGCGATGTTCCCGCCGGTGCCGCCGGGCATGATCGAACGCGGCTACCAGGACTTCGCCGACCGGTGGAACCCGATCCTCGACGTGTTCGACGCCGAGGGCGTCCGCTTCGCGCACGAGGTGCACCCCGGCGAGATCGCGTACGACTACTGGACCACCCGGCAGGCCCTGGACGCGGTGGACAACCGGCCCGCGTTCGGGCTGAACTTCGACCCGAGCCACTTCGTCTGGCAGGACCTCGACCCGGTCGGCTTCCTGTACGACTTCCGGGACCGGATCTACCACGTGGACTGCAAGGAGGCCCGCAAGCGCCTCGACGGGCGCAACGGCCGCCTCGGCTCGCACCTGCCGTGGGGCGATCCCCGGCGCGGCTGGGACTTCGTCTCCGCCGGGCACGGTGACGTCCCGTGGGAGGACGTCTTCCGCATGCTCCGGTCCATCGACTACACCGGCCCCGTCTCGGTGGAGTGGGAGGACGCCGGCATGGACCGGCTCCAGGGCGCCCCCGAGGCGCTGCGGAGGCTCAGGGAGTTCGACTTCGACCCGCCGAGCGCGTCGTTCGACGCGGCTTTCGGCAGCGATTAG
- a CDS encoding ABC transporter permease, with the protein MTQPATPAQQGGPDAGPPPTARADAPAGGAGPLRVLWARADVRTLSLLGVLAVLVLIGGITKPDQFLDTRNLQLVLTQASIIGVVTVGMTFVIMSGGIDLSVGAIVGLASVWATTVATQEYGFVGVLFTAVLVGVGCGLVNGVLIAYGGMVPFIATLAMLASARGLALQITGGKTQIVTIDGILSLGERDSYVLGVPPLVLVFAAVTVIGWLVLNRTTFGRRTVAVGGNAEAARLAGIDVRRQRLYLYLLSGLCCGIAAFLLIVLAGSGQNTNGNLYELDAIAAAIIGGTLLSGGRGTIVGSVLGVLIFITISNIFALNNLQSDVQQIAKGAIIVAAVLVQRRTASTT; encoded by the coding sequence ATGACGCAGCCCGCCACCCCGGCCCAGCAGGGCGGACCCGACGCCGGGCCGCCCCCCACCGCCCGCGCGGACGCCCCGGCCGGCGGCGCCGGCCCGCTGCGCGTCCTGTGGGCGCGCGCCGACGTGCGCACCCTGTCGCTGCTCGGCGTGCTCGCCGTCCTCGTCCTCATCGGCGGCATCACCAAACCCGACCAGTTCCTGGACACCCGCAACCTGCAACTGGTGCTCACCCAGGCGTCCATCATCGGCGTCGTCACCGTCGGGATGACCTTCGTCATCATGAGCGGCGGCATCGACCTGTCCGTCGGCGCGATCGTCGGCCTCGCCTCCGTGTGGGCCACCACCGTCGCCACCCAGGAGTACGGCTTCGTGGGCGTGCTGTTCACGGCGGTGCTCGTCGGCGTCGGCTGCGGACTCGTCAACGGCGTCCTCATCGCGTACGGCGGCATGGTCCCTTTCATCGCCACCCTCGCCATGCTCGCCTCCGCGCGCGGACTCGCCCTGCAGATCACCGGTGGCAAGACCCAGATCGTCACCATCGACGGCATCCTGAGCCTCGGCGAACGCGACTCCTACGTCCTCGGCGTGCCGCCGCTGGTCCTCGTCTTTGCCGCCGTCACCGTCATCGGCTGGCTCGTGCTGAACCGCACCACGTTCGGGCGGCGCACCGTCGCCGTCGGCGGCAACGCGGAGGCGGCCCGCCTGGCGGGCATCGACGTCCGCCGCCAGCGCCTCTACCTCTACCTGCTGTCCGGACTGTGCTGCGGCATCGCGGCCTTCCTGCTGATCGTCCTGGCCGGCTCCGGCCAGAACACCAACGGCAACCTGTACGAACTCGACGCCATCGCCGCCGCGATCATCGGCGGGACCCTGCTGAGCGGCGGCCGGGGCACCATCGTCGGCTCCGTCCTCGGCGTCCTCATCTTCATCACGATCAGCAACATCTTCGCCCTGAACAACCTCCAGAGCGACGTCCAGCAGATCGCCAAGGGCGCCATCATCGTCGCCGCCGTCCTCGTGCAGCGGCGCACCGCCTCCACCACGTAG
- a CDS encoding ThuA domain-containing protein, whose product MHRKRPRFHKALALLTGSLLAGSSLALAAPPASASDPGAAKPAAAAAEDFQQITLAKGAPEVGEPMSLAVLPDRSVLHTSRDGTLRLTDAQGTTSVAGKLAVYDHDEEGLQGIGIDPDFAENRFVYLYYAPPLNTPAGDAPENGTAADFAPFDGVNRLSRFVLKQDGTLDTASEKNVLEVKTSRGMCCHVGGDIDFDKDGNLYLSTGDDSNPFASDGYTPIDERSTRNPAFDAQRTSGNTNDLRGKILRIKVKPDGSYDIPEGNLFAPGTPKTRPEIYAMGFRNPFRFSIDKPTGAIYIGEYGPDAGSANANRGPAGMVEFNRVTKPGNYGWPYCVGKNEAYIKYDFATKQSGAAFDCSAPKNTSPNNTGLVDLPPAQPAWIDYDGGSIPEFGTGSESPMGGPVYRYDPDLNSAAKFPEAYDGDFFAGEFGRRWIKRIEQDDDGTVKSINPFPWSGTQVMDMAFGPDGALYVLDYGLSWFGGDENSALYRIENVTNGHAPTVTATSDKTSGKAPLKVSFSATGEDADGDALTYSWDFGDGTTGTGAKPQHTYRANGTYTATVTVTDPSGYTATANVHVVVGNTAPIVTFQNPADGALFEFGDTIPFKVKVTDAEDKKIDCSKVTVRYILGHDSHGHPITSANGCEGTLAVPADGEHDPNANIFGVLDAEYTDNGGGGQEALTTHARIVLQPRHRQAEHFNAQSGIRTYDKTEAHGGKTVGDIDNGDWISFKPYNLEGAQTLTARVSSGGAGGYLEVRTGGPNGTLHGSGVVPVTGGWETFQNIDIPLSKLPKKTTELYLVFKGGDGALYDVDDFMISDKKPAKNAKRVLVFSKTAGFRHDSIETGVQALKDLGGPSGITVDSTEEAKQFTTANLARYDAVVFLSTTGTVLNADQKQAFEKYIAGGGGYMGIHAAADTEYEWPFYGGLVGAYFDSHPQIQKATVRVPEHDHPATKGLDDAWDRTDEWYNYRSNPRDHARVLATLDESTYQGGTMNGDHPIAWCQAYQGGRSFYTGLGHTKESYAEDGFRSHLLGGLKYVTGQEKADCKPRTA is encoded by the coding sequence GTGCACAGGAAACGTCCCAGATTCCACAAGGCACTCGCGCTTCTTACCGGTTCACTCCTCGCGGGCAGCTCGCTCGCGCTCGCCGCGCCGCCGGCGAGCGCCTCCGACCCCGGCGCCGCCAAGCCGGCCGCCGCGGCCGCCGAGGACTTCCAGCAGATCACTCTCGCCAAGGGCGCCCCCGAGGTCGGCGAGCCGATGTCGCTGGCCGTCCTCCCGGACCGCAGCGTGCTGCACACCTCCCGCGACGGCACCCTGCGCCTGACCGACGCGCAGGGCACCACGTCCGTCGCGGGCAAGCTGGCCGTCTACGACCACGACGAGGAAGGGCTCCAGGGCATCGGGATCGACCCCGACTTCGCCGAGAACCGCTTCGTCTACCTCTACTACGCGCCGCCGCTGAACACCCCGGCCGGCGACGCCCCCGAGAACGGCACCGCCGCCGACTTCGCCCCCTTCGACGGCGTCAACCGGCTCTCCCGCTTCGTCCTGAAGCAGGACGGCACCCTCGACACGGCCAGCGAGAAGAACGTCCTCGAGGTCAAGACGTCCCGCGGCATGTGCTGCCACGTCGGCGGCGACATCGACTTCGACAAGGACGGCAACCTCTACCTTTCGACCGGCGACGACTCCAACCCGTTCGCCTCCGACGGCTACACCCCGATCGACGAGCGGTCGACCCGGAACCCGGCGTTCGACGCCCAGCGCACCTCGGGCAACACCAACGACCTGCGGGGCAAGATCCTGCGGATCAAGGTCAAGCCGGACGGCTCCTACGACATCCCCGAGGGCAACCTCTTCGCCCCGGGAACCCCGAAGACCCGTCCCGAGATCTACGCGATGGGCTTCCGCAACCCGTTCCGGTTCAGCATCGACAAGCCCACCGGCGCCATCTACATCGGCGAGTACGGCCCGGACGCCGGCTCCGCCAACGCCAACCGCGGCCCCGCCGGCATGGTCGAGTTCAACCGCGTGACCAAGCCCGGCAACTACGGCTGGCCCTACTGCGTCGGCAAGAACGAGGCGTACATCAAGTACGACTTCGCCACCAAGCAGTCCGGCGCGGCCTTCGACTGCTCGGCGCCGAAGAACACCTCGCCGAACAACACAGGCCTGGTCGACCTCCCGCCGGCCCAGCCGGCCTGGATCGACTACGACGGCGGCTCCATTCCCGAGTTCGGCACCGGCTCCGAGTCCCCGATGGGCGGCCCGGTCTACCGCTACGACCCCGACCTGAACTCCGCCGCGAAGTTCCCCGAGGCCTACGACGGGGACTTCTTCGCCGGTGAGTTCGGCCGCCGGTGGATCAAGCGGATCGAGCAGGACGACGACGGCACCGTCAAGTCCATCAACCCCTTCCCCTGGTCCGGCACCCAGGTGATGGACATGGCCTTCGGCCCGGACGGCGCCCTCTACGTCCTGGACTACGGCCTGTCCTGGTTCGGCGGCGACGAGAACTCCGCGCTCTACCGCATCGAGAACGTCACCAACGGCCACGCGCCGACCGTGACCGCCACGTCGGACAAGACCTCCGGCAAGGCGCCCCTGAAGGTGTCCTTCTCCGCGACCGGCGAGGATGCCGACGGTGACGCGCTCACCTACAGCTGGGACTTCGGTGACGGCACCACCGGCACCGGCGCGAAGCCGCAGCACACCTACCGCGCCAACGGCACGTACACCGCCACCGTCACCGTGACGGACCCGAGCGGCTACACCGCCACCGCCAACGTCCATGTGGTCGTCGGCAACACCGCGCCCATCGTCACCTTCCAGAACCCGGCGGACGGCGCCCTGTTCGAGTTCGGTGACACCATCCCGTTCAAGGTGAAGGTCACCGACGCCGAGGACAAGAAGATCGACTGCTCCAAGGTCACCGTCCGCTACATCCTCGGCCACGACAGCCACGGTCACCCGATCACCTCGGCCAACGGCTGCGAGGGCACCCTCGCCGTGCCGGCCGACGGCGAGCACGACCCCAACGCCAACATCTTCGGGGTCCTCGACGCCGAGTACACCGACAACGGCGGTGGTGGCCAGGAAGCACTGACCACCCACGCCCGGATCGTGCTCCAGCCCCGCCACCGGCAGGCCGAGCACTTCAACGCCCAGAGCGGCATCCGCACCTACGACAAGACCGAGGCGCACGGCGGCAAGACCGTCGGCGACATCGACAACGGTGACTGGATCTCGTTCAAGCCGTACAACCTCGAAGGCGCCCAGACGCTCACCGCCCGGGTCTCCTCCGGCGGCGCCGGCGGGTACCTGGAGGTTCGCACCGGAGGGCCGAACGGCACCCTGCACGGCTCCGGGGTCGTCCCGGTGACCGGCGGCTGGGAGACCTTCCAGAACATCGACATCCCGCTCAGCAAGCTGCCGAAGAAGACCACCGAGCTGTACCTGGTCTTCAAGGGCGGTGACGGAGCGCTCTACGACGTCGACGACTTCATGATCTCGGACAAGAAGCCGGCGAAGAACGCCAAGCGGGTCCTCGTCTTCTCCAAGACGGCCGGCTTCCGCCACGACTCCATCGAGACCGGCGTCCAGGCCCTGAAGGACCTCGGCGGGCCGAGCGGCATCACCGTCGACTCCACCGAGGAGGCCAAGCAGTTCACCACCGCCAACCTCGCCCGCTACGACGCCGTCGTCTTCCTCTCCACCACCGGCACCGTCCTGAACGCCGACCAGAAGCAGGCGTTCGAGAAGTACATCGCCGGCGGCGGCGGTTACATGGGCATCCACGCGGCCGCCGACACCGAGTACGAGTGGCCGTTCTACGGCGGCCTGGTCGGCGCGTACTTCGACTCGCACCCGCAGATCCAGAAGGCCACCGTCCGGGTCCCCGAGCACGACCACCCGGCCACCAAGGGCCTCGACGACGCGTGGGACCGCACGGACGAGTGGTACAACTACCGCTCCAACCCGCGTGACCACGCCCGCGTCCTGGCCACCCTGGACGAGAGCACCTACCAGGGCGGCACGATGAACGGCGACCACCCGATCGCCTGGTGCCAGGCCTACCAGGGCGGGCGCTCCTTCTACACCGGCCTCGGCCACACGAAGGAGTCCTACGCCGAGGACGGCTTCCGCAGTCACCTGCTCGGTGGGCTGAAGTACGTCACCGGCCAGGAGAAGGCCGACTGCAAGCCGCGCACCGCCTGA
- a CDS encoding Gfo/Idh/MocA family protein, giving the protein MGLKGQSEQAESEPAAGKPPLRVGMVGYAFMGAAHSQGWRTVGRVFDLPHRPVLAVVAGRDGAAVRGAAARLGWADAETDWRALIARDDVDIVDICTPGDSHAEIAVAALEAGKHVLCEKPLANSVEEAREMTEAAERARARGQVAMVGFNYRRLPATALARRMVAEGRLGTLRHVRVSYLQDWLVDPEFPLTWRLRKDSAGSGALGDLGAHIVDLAQYLAGEPITGVSAVTETFVRERPLPAGAAAGLSGIGGSGRGEVTVDDAALFTARFGSGALASFEATRFASGRKNALRIELNGAQGSLAFDLERLNELSYHDHTEPGVSAGFRRILVTEPDHPYLEAWWPPGHGLGYEHSFVHQARDLVLAIAAGTAPEPSFADGLQVQRVLAAVEESAAKNSLYTPVPV; this is encoded by the coding sequence ATGGGCCTGAAGGGACAGTCGGAGCAGGCCGAGAGCGAGCCCGCGGCCGGAAAGCCTCCGCTGCGTGTCGGCATGGTCGGCTACGCCTTCATGGGCGCCGCCCACTCCCAGGGATGGCGCACCGTGGGCCGCGTCTTCGACCTGCCGCACCGGCCCGTACTGGCCGTCGTCGCCGGACGTGACGGGGCGGCCGTGCGAGGCGCGGCCGCCCGGCTCGGCTGGGCCGACGCCGAGACCGACTGGCGCGCTCTGATCGCCCGCGACGACGTCGACATCGTCGACATCTGCACCCCGGGCGACAGCCACGCGGAGATCGCCGTGGCCGCCCTGGAGGCGGGCAAGCACGTGCTCTGCGAGAAGCCCCTCGCCAACTCGGTCGAGGAGGCACGGGAGATGACCGAGGCGGCCGAGCGGGCGCGGGCCCGCGGTCAGGTCGCCATGGTCGGCTTCAACTACCGGCGGCTGCCCGCGACCGCCCTGGCCCGCCGCATGGTCGCCGAGGGCCGCCTCGGCACCCTGCGGCACGTACGGGTCAGTTACCTCCAGGACTGGCTCGTCGACCCGGAGTTCCCGCTGACCTGGCGGCTGCGCAAGGACTCGGCGGGCTCCGGTGCCCTCGGCGACCTGGGCGCCCACATCGTCGACCTCGCCCAGTACCTCGCGGGCGAGCCGATCACGGGGGTGTCCGCGGTCACCGAGACCTTCGTCCGGGAGCGTCCGCTGCCGGCCGGGGCGGCGGCCGGGCTCAGCGGCATCGGCGGCAGCGGCCGGGGGGAGGTCACCGTCGACGACGCGGCCCTGTTCACCGCCCGGTTCGGCTCGGGCGCGCTCGCCTCCTTCGAGGCGACCCGGTTCGCCTCCGGCCGCAAGAACGCGCTGCGCATCGAACTCAACGGGGCCCAGGGCTCGCTCGCGTTCGACCTGGAACGGCTCAACGAGCTCTCGTACCACGACCACACCGAACCCGGGGTCAGCGCCGGCTTCCGGCGAATCCTCGTCACCGAACCCGACCACCCCTACCTCGAGGCCTGGTGGCCGCCGGGCCACGGACTCGGCTACGAGCACAGCTTCGTCCACCAGGCCCGCGACCTGGTGCTCGCGATCGCCGCGGGCACCGCGCCCGAACCGTCCTTCGCCGACGGGCTCCAGGTCCAGCGGGTCCTGGCCGCCGTCGAGGAGAGCGCGGCGAAGAATTCCCTCTACACGCCCGTCCCGGTCTAG
- a CDS encoding substrate-binding domain-containing protein, which yields MPQIPSRRGLLFGGAAVGATAFLAACTSNEPKNDKPAANDKPAADNTPGKAVTIGFAGPQADHGWLNAINENAKSRAKTYSDVTLEITEGSNDTAAQIGQIETLINKKVDVLVILPADGKALTQVGLKAMRAGIPVVNLDRVFNSPQAYRCWIGGDNYGMGFNAGQYIGEKLKGKSNAKVVELAGLDNLELTKQRTQGFDDALKNYSNITKVARQAAEFTVESGQSKMAQLLQAQKQIDALWNHDDDQGVGALRAIEQAGRDEFLMVGGAGALSAFEEIKQDKGVLKATVLYPPTMAASAIDLARALGQGKGVSGMAEFEIPASITLYSAVVDKTNVDQYMPTGFK from the coding sequence ATGCCTCAGATACCGAGCCGCAGAGGTCTGCTCTTCGGCGGCGCCGCCGTCGGCGCCACCGCCTTCCTCGCCGCCTGCACCAGCAACGAGCCCAAGAACGACAAGCCCGCGGCGAACGACAAGCCCGCCGCCGACAACACGCCCGGCAAGGCCGTCACCATCGGCTTCGCCGGCCCGCAGGCCGACCACGGCTGGCTCAACGCGATCAACGAGAACGCCAAGAGCCGCGCCAAGACGTACTCCGACGTCACCCTGGAGATCACCGAGGGCTCCAACGACACGGCCGCGCAGATCGGGCAGATCGAGACCCTCATCAACAAGAAGGTCGACGTCCTGGTGATCCTGCCCGCCGACGGCAAGGCACTCACCCAGGTCGGTCTGAAGGCGATGCGCGCGGGCATCCCCGTCGTCAACCTCGACCGGGTCTTCAACTCCCCGCAGGCGTACCGCTGCTGGATCGGCGGCGACAACTACGGGATGGGCTTCAACGCCGGGCAGTACATCGGCGAGAAGCTCAAGGGCAAGTCGAACGCGAAGGTCGTCGAACTCGCCGGCCTCGACAACCTGGAGCTGACCAAGCAGCGCACCCAGGGCTTCGACGACGCGCTGAAGAACTACTCCAACATCACCAAGGTGGCCCGCCAGGCCGCCGAGTTCACCGTCGAGTCCGGCCAGTCGAAGATGGCCCAGCTCCTCCAGGCGCAGAAGCAGATCGACGCGCTGTGGAACCACGACGACGACCAGGGCGTCGGCGCGCTGCGCGCCATCGAGCAGGCCGGGCGCGACGAGTTCCTCATGGTCGGCGGCGCCGGCGCGCTCTCCGCGTTCGAAGAGATCAAGCAGGACAAGGGCGTTCTGAAGGCCACCGTGCTGTACCCGCCCACCATGGCCGCGTCCGCGATCGACCTGGCCCGGGCGCTGGGCCAGGGCAAGGGCGTGTCCGGCATGGCGGAGTTCGAGATCCCGGCGTCCATCACGTTGTACTCGGCCGTGGTCGACAAGACCAACGTCGACCAGTACATGCCCACCGGCTTCAAGTGA